The proteins below come from a single Ailuropoda melanoleuca isolate Jingjing chromosome 1, ASM200744v2, whole genome shotgun sequence genomic window:
- the P2RY1 gene encoding P2Y purinoceptor 1 has product MTEVLWPAVPNGTDATFLAGQGLPWGNSTAASTAAVAAASFACSLTKTGFQFYYLPAVYILVFILGFLGNSVAIWMFVFHMKPWSGISVYMFNLALADFLYVLTLPALIFYYFSKTDWIFGDAMCKLQRFIFHVNLYGSILFLTCISAHRYSGVVYPLKSLGRLKKKNAVYISVLVWLIVVVAISPILFYSGTQVRKNKTITCYDTTSDEYLRSYFIYSMCTTVAMFCVPLVLILGCYGLIVRALIYNDLDNSPLRRKSIYLVIIVLTVFAVSYIPFHVMKTMNLRARLDFQTPEMCAFNDRVYATYQVTRGLASLNSCVDPILYFLAGDTFRRKLSRATRKASRRSEANLQSKSEDMTLNILSEFKQNGDTSL; this is encoded by the coding sequence ATGACCGAGGTGCTGTGGCCGGCTGTCCCCAATGGGACGGACGCTACCTTCCTGGCCGGCCAGGGTCTGCCCTGGGGCAACAGCACCGCAGCCTCCACCGCTGCTGTCGCAGCAGCTTCGTTCGCATGCTCGCTGACCAAGACGGGCTTCCAGTTCTACTACCTGCCGGCTGTCTACATCTTGGTGTTCATTCTCGGCTTCCTCGGCAACAGCGTGGCGATCTGGATGTTCGTCTTCCACATGAAGCCGTGGAGCGGCATCTCCGTGTACATGTTCAACTTGGCCCTGGCCGACTTCCTGTACGTGCTGACTCTGCCCGCGCTCATCTTCTACTACTTCAGTAAGACGGACTGGATCTTTGGGGATGCCATGTGCAAGCTGCAGAGGTTCATTTTCCACGTGAACCTCTACGGCAGCATCCTGTTCCTCACCTGCATCAGCGCGCACCGGTACAGCGGCGTGGTGTACCCGCTCAAGTCTCTGGGCAGGCTCAAGAAGAAGAACGCCGTCTACATCAGCGTGCTGGTGTGGCTGATCGTGGTGGTGGCCATCTCCCCCATCCTCTTCTACTCGGGCACCCAGGTCcggaaaaacaaaaccatcacCTGCTACGACACCACCTCCGACGAGTACCTGCGAAGTTATTTCATCTACAGCATGTGCACAACTGTGGCCATGTTCTGTGTCCCCTTGGTACTGATTCTGGGCTGTTACGGATTAATTGTGAGGGCTTTGATCTACAACGACCTGGACAACTCGCCTCTGAGGAGGAAATCCATTTACCTGGTGATTATTGTACTGACTGTCTTTGCTGTCTCTTACATCCCTTTCCATGTGATGAAAACGATGAATTTGAGGGCCCGGCTGGATTTTCAGACCCCAGAAATGTGTGCTTTCAATGACAGGGTTTATGCCACTTATCAGGTGACAAGAGGTCTAGCAAGTCTCAACAGTTGTGTGGACCCCATTCTCTATTTCTTGGCAGGAGATACTTTCAGGAGGAAACTCTCCCGAGCCACCAGGAAAGCTTCCAGAAGAAGTGAGGCAAATTTGCAATCCAAGAGCGAAGACATGACCCTCAATATTTTATCTGAGTTCAAGCAGAATGGAGATACAAGCTTGTGA